A region of Schistosoma mansoni strain Puerto Rico chromosome 1, complete genome DNA encodes the following proteins:
- a CDS encoding putative bromodomain-containing protein 3, brd3, whose product MILANAMSSEANLDSSNSIKSEPHAAKSHSSKITTNQLEYIKKEVVGRLFKEKIVWPFTKPVDHQRLNLPDYPKIIKHPMDLGTIKQRLNLKFYHSSSECLDDLFTMFRNCYIFNKPGDDVVAMAMKLEQIARERLKFMPTPETEICPQKTPKSIRPIGAPLQVHPPIEPIHTAASTNHTEGLNGSAVSVDQTTLPFRPSVTSTSTKKASKKKSDSTIDELPSTPQSYDDLSRDRRQIKKPKREYEERNVGKRLRLSEALKACSNILKDISSQRYRDLNHFFLKPVDVVALGLHDYYDVVKKAMDLSTIKTKLESGQYHTKYDFADDVRLMFNNCYKYNGEDSEVARVGKQLQAIFDENFAKVPDDESDPAASPDGRPVDQNMYQLIQNAIKEHQKLTNQFQRFSEDLQKSTANLNSILSSLSMAVRKAPIGHNTPHINSLPPTQTGLPTVPRPTMNDIEDVNITKRGRQSQSKTKYRQSGLSAAAPVLNAPCAPVSSSTVNMSSTHSQPIPVPGYATDEEMSENNVRPMTYDEKRQLSLDINKLPGEKLGRVVQIIQQREPSHRDCNPDEIEIDFETLQHTTLRELEKYVKSVLQKTKSGSRKYVKKGLSGVPPGKTREECMKEKTEELENRLREIGGLPQGAPGYHNAHNPKKSHGTNRLSASSSSSSDSESTSDSSESDSSDSKSYSES is encoded by the exons ATG ATTCTCGCCAATGCAATGAGCTCTGAAGCGAATCTCGATTCTTCTAATTCCATTAAATCAGAACCTCATGCTGCTAAGTCTCATTCTTCAAAAATTACTACCAACCAGCTGGAGTATATTAAAAAAGAAGTGGTTGGACgactatttaaagaaaaaattgtATGGCCGTTTACAAAACCAGTCGATCACCAGCGGCTGAACCTTCCA GATTATCCCAAGATAATAAAACACCCTATGGACCTTGGGACGATAAAACAGCGGTTAAATCTAAAATTCTATCACTCCTCTTCCGAATGTCTCGATGATCTTTTCACTATGTTCCGAAATTGTTATATATTCAACAAGCCAGGTGATGATGTGGTTGCAATGGCAATGAAACTTGAGCAGATCGCTAGAGAACGCCTTAAATTTATGCCGACTCCTGAGACCGAAATTTGTCCACAAAAAACCCCAAAGTCTATCCGTCCTATTGGTGCTCCTTTGCAGGTCCATCCTCCTATCGAACCAATCCATACAGCTGCTTCAACCAACCATACTGAAGGGTTAAATGGCTCAGCTGTTTCTGTCGATCAGACTACATTACCTTTCAGACCATCAGTAACTTCTACATCTACCAAAAAGGCTAGCAAAAAGAAAAGTGATTCTACAATAGACGAATTACCGTCGACTCCCCAATCATATGATGATCTATCCCGCGATCGTCGTCAAATCAAAAAACCTAAGCGTGAATATGAAGAACGCAATGTTGGCAAACGTTTACGACTTTCCGAAGCATTGAAAGCTTGCAGTAATATTCTGAAGGATATTTCCTCTCAGAGATATCGG GATCTCAatcattttttcttaaaaccAGTGGATGTCGTGGCCCTCGGGCTTCATGATTACTACGATGTTGTCAAAAAAGCAATGGATCTCAGCAccataaaaacaaaattagaaAGTGGTCAGTACCATACCAAATACGATTTCGCAGACGATGTTCGACTGATGTTTAATAATTGTTATAAGTATAATGGTGAAGATAGCGAAGTTGCTAGAGTAGGAAAACAACTTCAAGCtatttttgatgaaaatttCGCCAAAGttccagatgatgagtcagaTCCTGCTGCCTCCCCTGATGGTCGTCCTGTTGATCAGAATATGTATCAGCTAATTCAAAACGCTATCAAAGAGCATCAGAAGTTAACTAATCAGTTTCAGCGTTTTAGCGAGGATTTGCAGAAAAGCACAGCTAACTTAAATTCTATCTTATCATCCTTAAGTATGGCTGTCAGAAAAG CACCTATTGGCCATAACACACCCCATATTAATTCATTACCCCCTACTCAAACTGGCCTTCCGACTGTTCCACGTCCTACTATGAATGATATAGAAGATGTAAATATCACTAA GAGAGGCAGACAATCTCAGTCGAAAACTAAGTATAGACAATCAG GACTATCTGCTGCAGCACCCGTTCTAAATGCACCATGTGCTCCAGTTAGTAGTAGCACAGTAAACATGAGTTCCACACATTCCCAACCTATACCTGTTCCCGGATATGCTACAGATGAGGAGATGTCCGAAAACAATGTTCGTCCGATGACTTACGATGAAAAACGCCAATTAAGTCTAGATATTAATAAGCTTCCTGGTGAAAAATTAGGTAGAGTTGTCCAAATCATCCAGCAACGTGAACCGTCGCACCGTGATTGTAATCCGGATGAAATCGAAATTGATTTTGAAACGCTGCAACATACAACTTTGCGTGAATTAGAGAAGTATGTAAAATCTGTTCTGCAAAAGACAAAATCCGGGAGCCGGAAATATGTGAAGAAGGGTTTAAGTGGCGTCCCACCAGGCAAGACTCGTGAAGAGTGCATGAAAGAGAAAACAGAAGAGCTGGAAAATCGATTGAGAGAGATTGGAGGACTTCCTCAAGGTGCTCCTGGATATCATAATGCACATAATCCGAAAAAGTCAC ATGGTACTAATCGTTTGAGCGCATCATCATCCAGTTCAAGTGATTCCGAGAGTACTTCAGACTCAAGTGAATCTGATTCTTCAGATTCTAAATCTTATAGTGAGTCCTGA